A genomic segment from Streptomyces sp. NBC_00654 encodes:
- a CDS encoding ABC transporter ATP-binding protein, with protein MATTTLTKAEDRATVEHAARLTHVSKSFAGPTGQQLVLDDITLDVAPGEFVTLLGASGCGKSTLLNLVAGLDRPTAGSIETPGGRPALMFQEHALFPWLTAGKNIELALRLRGVPKPDRRTEAERLLELVRLGGAYGKRVHELSGGMRQRVAMARALAQDSRLLLMDEPFAALDAITRDVLHDELTRIWHETNASVLFVTHNVREAVRLAQRVVLLSSRPGRIAREWTVGIEQPRRIEDKAVAELSVEITEQLRGEIRRHGQH; from the coding sequence ATGGCGACCACCACCCTCACCAAGGCCGAGGACCGCGCGACGGTCGAGCACGCCGCTCGTCTCACGCATGTCTCGAAGTCCTTCGCCGGACCCACGGGGCAGCAGCTCGTCCTGGACGACATCACGCTCGATGTCGCTCCCGGCGAATTCGTCACCCTCCTGGGAGCCTCCGGGTGCGGGAAGTCGACGCTGCTGAACCTGGTGGCCGGACTCGACCGCCCGACCGCGGGGTCCATCGAGACCCCCGGCGGGCGGCCCGCCCTGATGTTCCAGGAGCACGCCCTCTTCCCGTGGCTGACCGCGGGCAAGAACATCGAACTGGCCCTGCGGCTGCGCGGGGTGCCCAAACCGGACCGCCGGACCGAGGCGGAGCGGCTGCTCGAACTCGTACGGCTCGGCGGGGCCTACGGCAAGCGGGTGCACGAACTCTCGGGCGGTATGCGTCAGCGGGTGGCGATGGCCCGCGCGCTCGCCCAGGACAGCCGGCTCCTGCTGATGGACGAGCCGTTCGCCGCTCTCGACGCCATCACCCGCGATGTGCTGCACGACGAGCTGACCCGGATCTGGCACGAGACGAACGCCTCGGTCCTCTTCGTCACCCACAACGTGCGCGAGGCGGTACGGCTCGCCCAGCGCGTGGTCCTGCTGTCGTCGCGGCCGGGCCGGATCGCCCGGGAGTGGACGGTGGGCATCGAGCAGCCGCGCCGGATCGAGGACAAGGCGGTGGCGGAGCTGTCCGTCGAGATCACCGAACAACTGCGTGGGGAGATCCGCCGACATGGCCAGCACTGA
- a CDS encoding aliphatic sulfonate ABC transporter substrate-binding protein, which yields MPAPRTTASRSLAAAVALPLLAVALTACGYGSEAKDDDAGRANVSADGKKLSADTVKIGYFPNLTHATALVGIQEGTIQKELGGTKVVPSTFNAGPSEIEALNAGSIDIGFIGPSPSINGYVKSKGKGLRIIGGSASGGVKLVVNPKKIKTLDDLKGKKIATPQLGNTQDVAFLNWISEKGWKVDAQSGKGDISVVRSDNKVTPDAYTSGSLDGAWVPEPTASKLVSEGAKVLLDESTLWPDNKFVITNIIVSQKFLSAHPDVVEAVLRGSVSTNKWINANPDLAKASANKALEALNGKPLAPEILDPAWKSIQVINDPLAATLDAQAAHAVKAGLLEEPDLKGIYDLGPLNKILKAGGEPAVDDAGLGVK from the coding sequence GTGCCTGCCCCACGTACCACCGCCTCCCGCAGCCTCGCCGCCGCCGTCGCCCTGCCGCTGCTGGCCGTGGCACTGACCGCCTGCGGTTACGGATCCGAGGCGAAGGACGACGACGCCGGGAGGGCGAACGTCTCCGCCGACGGCAAGAAGCTCTCCGCGGACACCGTGAAGATCGGCTACTTCCCGAACCTCACGCACGCGACCGCCCTGGTCGGCATCCAGGAAGGCACCATCCAGAAGGAGCTCGGCGGTACGAAGGTCGTGCCCTCGACCTTCAACGCGGGCCCGTCCGAGATCGAGGCGCTCAACGCGGGATCGATCGACATCGGCTTCATCGGCCCCTCCCCCTCGATCAACGGCTACGTCAAGTCGAAGGGCAAGGGCCTGCGGATCATCGGCGGTTCGGCCTCCGGCGGGGTGAAGCTGGTCGTGAACCCGAAGAAGATCAAGACCCTGGACGACCTCAAGGGCAAGAAGATAGCCACCCCGCAGCTCGGCAATACACAGGACGTGGCGTTCCTCAACTGGATCTCCGAGAAGGGCTGGAAGGTCGACGCCCAGAGCGGCAAGGGCGACATCTCCGTGGTCCGCTCGGACAACAAGGTGACGCCGGACGCCTACACGTCCGGTTCGCTGGACGGTGCCTGGGTTCCGGAACCGACCGCGTCCAAGCTGGTCTCCGAGGGTGCGAAGGTGCTGCTCGACGAGTCGACGCTGTGGCCGGACAACAAGTTCGTGATCACGAACATCATCGTGTCCCAGAAGTTCCTCTCCGCACACCCCGATGTCGTCGAGGCGGTGCTGCGCGGCTCGGTCAGCACCAACAAGTGGATCAACGCCAACCCGGATCTCGCCAAGGCGTCCGCCAACAAGGCGCTGGAGGCCCTGAACGGCAAGCCGCTGGCCCCGGAGATCCTCGACCCCGCGTGGAAGTCCATCCAGGTCATCAACGACCCGCTGGCGGCGACGCTCGACGCGCAGGCGGCGCACGCGGTGAAGGCGGGCCTGCTGGAGGAGCCGGACCTCAAGGGCATCTACGACCTGGGGCCGCTGAACAAGATCCTCAAGGCCGGGGGCGAGCCCGCGGTCGACGACGCCGGTCTCGGCGTCAAGTAG
- a CDS encoding sulfate adenylyltransferase subunit 1, producing MTGISTTEQLSATTLLRFATAGSVDDGKSTLVGRLLHDSKSVLTDQLEAVTQASLGRGQEAPDLALLTDGLRAEREQGITIDVAYRYFATARRRFILADTPGHVQYTRNMVTGASTAELAVVLVDARNGVVEQTRRHAAVAALLRVPHVVLAVNKMDLVEYAEPVFAAIAEEFTAYAASLGVPEITAIPISALAGDNVVEPSADMDWYGGPTVLEHLETVPVSHDLTGCHARFPVQYVIRPQTAEHPDYRGYAGQIAAGVFRVGESVTVLPSGRTTTIAGIDALGESVDIAWAPQSVTVRLADDIDVSRGDLLAPTDDAPAVTRDVGATVCHVADQPLSVGQRVLLKHTTRTVKAIVKDIPSRLTLDDLSQHPAPGRLVANDIGRVVVRTAEPLALDAYADSRRTGSFLLIDPADGTTLSAGMAGASFAEVALPGAGGGPANDDAEWDF from the coding sequence ATGACCGGCATCAGCACCACCGAGCAGTTGTCGGCCACCACCCTGCTGCGGTTCGCCACCGCCGGGTCCGTCGACGACGGCAAGTCCACCCTCGTGGGGCGGCTTCTGCACGACTCCAAGTCGGTCCTCACCGATCAGCTGGAGGCCGTCACCCAGGCTTCGCTGGGCCGCGGCCAGGAGGCGCCCGACCTCGCGCTGCTGACCGACGGGCTGCGGGCCGAGCGCGAGCAGGGCATCACCATCGATGTCGCCTACCGCTACTTCGCCACCGCCCGGCGTCGGTTCATCCTCGCCGACACCCCGGGCCATGTGCAGTACACGCGCAACATGGTGACGGGCGCCTCCACCGCGGAGCTGGCCGTCGTCCTGGTCGACGCGCGCAACGGCGTGGTCGAGCAGACCCGCCGGCACGCCGCCGTCGCCGCGCTGCTGCGCGTCCCGCACGTGGTGCTCGCCGTGAACAAGATGGACCTCGTCGAGTACGCGGAGCCGGTGTTCGCCGCGATCGCCGAGGAGTTCACCGCGTACGCCGCCTCGCTCGGCGTCCCGGAGATCACCGCGATCCCGATCTCCGCACTGGCCGGGGACAACGTGGTGGAGCCGTCGGCCGACATGGACTGGTACGGCGGCCCGACCGTGCTGGAGCACCTGGAGACGGTGCCGGTCAGCCACGACCTCACCGGCTGCCACGCCCGCTTCCCGGTGCAGTACGTCATCCGGCCGCAGACCGCCGAGCACCCCGACTACCGGGGGTACGCGGGCCAGATCGCCGCCGGGGTCTTCCGGGTCGGCGAGAGCGTCACCGTCCTGCCCTCCGGACGTACGACGACGATCGCCGGGATCGACGCGCTCGGCGAGAGCGTGGACATCGCCTGGGCCCCCCAGTCGGTGACCGTCCGGCTGGCCGACGACATCGACGTCTCGCGCGGCGACCTGCTCGCGCCCACCGACGACGCACCGGCCGTCACGAGGGACGTCGGGGCGACCGTCTGCCATGTGGCCGACCAGCCGCTCTCGGTCGGCCAGCGGGTGCTGCTCAAGCACACCACCCGTACGGTCAAGGCGATCGTCAAGGACATCCCGTCCCGGCTGACCCTGGACGACCTCTCCCAGCACCCGGCCCCGGGCCGGCTGGTCGCCAACGACATAGGCCGGGTCGTCGTGCGCACCGCCGAGCCGCTCGCGCTCGACGCGTACGCGGACTCCCGGCGCACCGGTTCGTTCCTGCTGATCGACCCGGCGGACGGCACCACGCTCTCGGCCGGGATGGCGGGCGCCTCGTTCGCGGAGGTCGCGCTGCCCGGTGCCGGTGGGGGCCCCGCGAACGACGACGCGGAATGGGACTTCTGA
- the cysD gene encoding sulfate adenylyltransferase subunit CysD, which yields MSTVTTVPEGTVNPYALSHLDSLESEAVHIFREVAGEFERPVILFSGGKDSILMLHLALKAFAPAPVPFALLHVDTGHNFPEVLEYRDRTVEKYGLRLLVASVQEYIDAGKLRERPDGTRNPLQTVPLTEAIQRHRFDAVFGGGRRDEEKARAKERVFSLRDEFSQWDPRRQRPELWQLYNGRHAAGEHVRVFPISNWTELDVWQYIERESIELPEIYFAHEREVFNRNGMWLTAGEWGGPKEHERTETRQVRYRTVGDMSCTGAVDSDATTLDSVITEIAASRLTERGATRADDKMSEAAMEDRKREGYF from the coding sequence GTGAGCACTGTCACCACCGTGCCCGAGGGCACCGTCAATCCGTACGCGCTCAGCCACCTGGACTCCCTGGAGTCGGAGGCGGTGCACATCTTCCGTGAGGTGGCGGGTGAGTTCGAGCGGCCGGTGATCCTGTTCTCCGGCGGCAAGGACTCGATCCTGATGCTGCATCTGGCGCTCAAGGCGTTCGCGCCCGCGCCGGTGCCGTTCGCACTGCTCCATGTGGACACCGGGCACAATTTCCCCGAGGTCCTGGAGTACCGCGACCGGACGGTCGAGAAGTACGGGCTGCGGCTGCTCGTGGCCTCCGTACAGGAGTACATCGACGCCGGGAAGCTCCGCGAGCGGCCCGACGGCACCCGTAACCCGCTCCAGACCGTGCCGCTGACCGAGGCGATCCAGCGGCACCGCTTCGACGCAGTGTTCGGCGGCGGGCGGCGCGACGAGGAGAAGGCGCGCGCCAAGGAGCGGGTCTTCTCGCTGCGCGACGAGTTCTCCCAGTGGGACCCGCGCCGACAGCGCCCGGAGCTGTGGCAGCTGTACAACGGCCGGCACGCCGCCGGTGAGCACGTCCGGGTCTTCCCGATCTCCAACTGGACCGAGCTGGACGTCTGGCAGTACATCGAGCGCGAGTCCATCGAGCTCCCGGAGATCTACTTCGCCCATGAGCGCGAGGTCTTCAACCGCAACGGCATGTGGCTGACCGCGGGCGAGTGGGGCGGCCCCAAGGAGCACGAGCGGACCGAGACCCGCCAGGTGCGCTACCGCACGGTCGGCGACATGTCCTGCACCGGCGCCGTCGACTCCGACGCCACCACCCTGGACTCGGTCATCACCGAGATCGCCGCCTCCCGGCTCACCGAGCGGGGCGCGACCCGGGCCGACGACAAGATGTCCGAGGCCGCGATGGAAGACCGCAAGCGCGAGGGGTACTTCTAA
- the cysC gene encoding adenylyl-sulfate kinase — MTTDQETSMSVTETGATIWLTGLPSAGKTTVAYELAGRLKGEGHRVEVLDGDEIREFLSAGLGFSREDRHTNVARIGFVAELLAANGVKVLVPVIAPFADSREAVRERHAAESTTYLEVHVATPVEVCSVRDVKGLYAKQAAGEISGLTGVDDPYEAPDSPDLRIESHQQTVQESAAALHALLTERGLA, encoded by the coding sequence ATGACGACTGATCAGGAGACTTCGATGAGCGTGACGGAGACGGGAGCCACCATCTGGCTGACCGGTCTGCCGAGCGCGGGCAAGACCACCGTCGCGTACGAACTCGCGGGCCGCCTCAAGGGCGAGGGCCACCGGGTCGAGGTGCTCGACGGGGACGAGATCCGGGAGTTCCTCTCCGCGGGGCTCGGCTTCTCCCGCGAGGACCGGCACACCAACGTCGCGCGGATCGGCTTCGTCGCCGAACTGCTCGCGGCCAACGGTGTGAAGGTGCTGGTGCCGGTCATCGCCCCCTTCGCGGACAGCCGGGAAGCGGTCCGCGAGCGGCACGCCGCCGAGTCCACCACCTACCTGGAGGTGCACGTGGCGACGCCCGTGGAGGTGTGCTCCGTACGCGATGTGAAGGGGCTCTACGCCAAGCAGGCGGCGGGCGAGATCAGCGGCCTCACCGGGGTGGACGACCCCTACGAGGCACCCGACTCCCCCGACCTGCGGATCGAGTCGCACCAGCAGACCGTGCAGGAATCCGCGGCGGCGCTGCACGCGCTGCTCACCGAGAGGGGTCTGGCGTGA
- a CDS encoding phosphoadenylyl-sulfate reductase: MTDTLSSARLTDGQLRELAGRAGRELEDASALDILKWATDTFGPRFCVTSSMEDAVVAHLASRVLPGVDVVFLDTGYHFPETIGTRDAVDAVMDVHVITLTPRRSVAEQDAEHGPKLHDRDPDLCCALRKVAPLEDGLTPYTAWATGLRRDESPTRAGTPVVGWDEKRRKVKVSPIARWTQDDVDTYVAEHGVLTNPLLMDGYASVGCAPCTRRVLEGEDARAGRWAGRGKTECGLHG, from the coding sequence ATGACGGACACTCTGTCGTCCGCCCGGCTCACCGACGGCCAACTCCGGGAGCTGGCCGGGCGGGCGGGCCGTGAGCTGGAGGACGCCTCCGCGCTCGACATCCTGAAATGGGCCACCGACACCTTCGGCCCGCGGTTCTGTGTCACCTCCTCCATGGAGGACGCCGTCGTCGCGCACCTCGCCTCCCGGGTCCTGCCCGGCGTGGACGTGGTGTTCCTCGACACCGGCTACCACTTCCCCGAGACCATCGGCACCCGGGACGCGGTGGACGCGGTGATGGACGTCCATGTCATCACGCTGACCCCGCGCCGCAGCGTCGCCGAGCAGGACGCCGAGCACGGGCCGAAGCTGCACGACCGGGACCCCGACCTGTGCTGTGCCCTGCGGAAGGTCGCCCCCCTGGAGGACGGCCTGACGCCCTACACCGCCTGGGCGACCGGGCTGCGCCGCGACGAGTCCCCCACCCGGGCCGGCACCCCGGTCGTCGGCTGGGACGAGAAGCGCCGCAAGGTGAAGGTCTCGCCGATCGCCCGCTGGACCCAGGACGACGTGGACACCTATGTGGCGGAGCACGGCGTACTCACCAACCCGCTGCTGATGGACGGCTACGCCTCCGTCGGCTGCGCGCCCTGCACCCGCCGGGTGCTGGAGGGCGAGGACGCACGCGCCGGCCGCTGGGCCGGGCGGGGCAAGACCGAGTGCGGGCTGCACGGCTGA
- a CDS encoding nitrite/sulfite reductase, producing the protein MAATPEQPATTTPRRKAGRHRGEGQWAMGHFTPLNGNEQFKKDDDSLNVRTRIETIYSKRGFDSIDPNDLRGRMRWWGLYTQRKPGIDGGKTAVLEPEELDDRYFMMRVRIDGGRLTTAQLRVIGEISQEYARGTADITDRQNIQLHWIRIEDVPAIWQKLEAVGLSTTEACGDCPRVIIGSPVAGIAADEIIDGSPAVDEIHERYIGSKEFSNLPRKFKTAISGSPVQDVVHEINDIAFVGVDHPEHGPGFDVWVGGGLSTNPRFAERLGAWVPLGEVPDVWAGVVGIFRDYGYRRLRTRARLKFLMADWGPEKFRQVLEDEYLKRPLLDGPAPEQPSSRWRDHIGVHEQQDGRFYVGFAPRVGRVDGSTLAKIADLAAAHGSDRLRTTVEQKMIILDVERDQVESLSAGLEALDFQVKPSPFRRGTMACTGIEFCKLAIVETKARGASLIDELERRLPEFEEPLTININGCPNACARIQTADIGLKGQLMLDSAGNQVEGYQVHLGGALGLEAGFGRKVRGLKVTSAELPDYVERVLGRFQEEREDGERFATWAARASAESLS; encoded by the coding sequence ATGGCCGCTACCCCGGAACAGCCTGCGACCACCACGCCCCGCCGCAAGGCCGGACGTCACCGTGGCGAAGGCCAGTGGGCGATGGGTCACTTCACCCCGCTCAACGGGAACGAGCAGTTCAAGAAGGACGACGACAGTCTCAATGTGCGGACACGTATTGAGACGATCTACTCCAAGCGCGGCTTCGACTCGATCGACCCGAACGACCTTCGTGGACGTATGCGCTGGTGGGGGCTGTACACCCAGCGCAAGCCCGGCATCGACGGCGGCAAGACGGCCGTCCTGGAGCCGGAGGAGCTGGACGACCGCTACTTCATGATGCGCGTCCGCATCGACGGCGGCCGGCTGACCACCGCACAGCTGCGCGTCATCGGTGAGATCTCGCAGGAGTACGCCCGCGGCACGGCCGACATCACCGACCGGCAGAACATCCAGCTGCACTGGATCCGCATCGAGGACGTCCCGGCGATCTGGCAGAAGCTGGAGGCCGTCGGGCTCTCCACCACCGAGGCCTGCGGCGACTGCCCCCGCGTGATCATCGGCTCCCCGGTGGCGGGCATCGCCGCCGACGAGATCATCGACGGCTCGCCCGCGGTCGACGAGATCCACGAGCGCTACATCGGCAGCAAGGAGTTCTCCAACCTGCCGCGCAAGTTCAAGACCGCGATCTCCGGCTCACCCGTGCAGGACGTGGTGCACGAGATCAACGACATCGCCTTCGTCGGCGTCGACCACCCGGAACACGGTCCGGGCTTCGACGTCTGGGTCGGCGGCGGCCTCTCCACCAACCCCCGGTTCGCCGAACGCCTCGGCGCCTGGGTCCCGCTCGGCGAGGTGCCCGACGTCTGGGCCGGAGTCGTCGGCATCTTCCGCGACTACGGCTACCGGCGGCTGCGCACCCGGGCCCGGCTGAAGTTCCTGATGGCCGACTGGGGGCCGGAGAAGTTCCGCCAGGTGCTGGAGGACGAGTACCTCAAGCGCCCGCTGCTCGACGGACCCGCGCCCGAGCAGCCCAGCTCCCGCTGGCGTGACCACATCGGTGTGCACGAGCAGCAGGACGGCCGCTTCTACGTCGGCTTCGCCCCGCGGGTCGGCCGGGTGGACGGCTCCACCCTGGCCAAGATCGCCGACCTGGCCGCCGCCCATGGCTCGGACCGGCTGCGTACCACCGTCGAGCAGAAGATGATCATCCTCGATGTGGAGCGGGACCAGGTCGAGTCGCTGTCCGCCGGTCTGGAGGCGCTGGACTTCCAGGTGAAGCCCTCCCCGTTCCGGCGGGGCACGATGGCCTGCACCGGCATCGAGTTCTGCAAGCTGGCGATCGTCGAGACGAAGGCGCGCGGCGCCTCGCTGATCGACGAACTGGAGCGCCGCCTGCCGGAGTTCGAGGAGCCGCTCACCATCAACATCAACGGCTGCCCCAACGCCTGCGCCCGCATCCAGACAGCCGACATCGGCCTCAAGGGACAGCTGATGCTCGACAGCGCGGGCAATCAGGTGGAGGGCTACCAGGTGCACCTCGGCGGCGCACTCGGCCTGGAGGCCGGCTTCGGCCGCAAGGTCCGCGGCCTGAAGGTCACGTCGGCCGAACTGCCCGACTACGTCGAGCGGGTGCTCGGCCGCTTCCAGGAGGAGCGCGAGGACGGCGAGCGCTTCGCGACCTGGGCGGCACGGGCCAGTGCGGAGTCGCTGTCATGA
- a CDS encoding putative leader peptide: protein MSGAGIALVSRRHVDLGRMSSAICPAG, encoded by the coding sequence ATGTCCGGAGCTGGAATTGCCTTGGTGAGTCGACGCCACGTCGACCTCGGCCGCATGTCCAGCGCCATCTGTCCGGCGGGCTGA
- a CDS encoding GNAT family N-acetyltransferase, which produces MSNAANPDSPTTEVTIWSLEQTSPADLRPAAVPEGDLRIVRSAVPLPEFSRFLYTAVGGDIQWTDRLAMTYAQWQEALDRPGAETWVAYENGTPAGYIELDPQDDGVVEVMYFGLIPAFRGRRIGGHLLSYGVARAWDLAERWPERTETKRVWLHTCSKDGPHAMDNYLRRGFRLFDTRTEREPDVATPGPWPGAHAS; this is translated from the coding sequence ATGAGCAATGCCGCGAATCCCGACAGCCCCACCACCGAGGTGACCATCTGGTCGCTGGAGCAGACCTCACCCGCCGACCTGCGGCCCGCCGCCGTACCGGAGGGTGATCTGCGGATCGTACGGTCGGCGGTGCCACTGCCCGAGTTCAGCCGGTTCCTCTATACGGCGGTCGGCGGCGACATCCAGTGGACCGACCGGCTCGCCATGACGTACGCGCAGTGGCAGGAGGCCCTGGATCGGCCCGGGGCCGAGACCTGGGTGGCGTACGAGAACGGGACCCCGGCCGGCTACATCGAGCTCGACCCGCAGGACGACGGGGTGGTCGAGGTCATGTACTTCGGGCTGATCCCGGCTTTCCGGGGCCGCCGCATAGGTGGCCATCTGCTCTCGTACGGCGTGGCGCGCGCCTGGGACCTGGCCGAGCGCTGGCCGGAGCGGACGGAGACGAAGCGGGTGTGGCTGCACACCTGCTCCAAGGACGGCCCGCACGCCATGGACAACTACCTGCGGCGCGGCTTCCGGCTCTTCGACACGAGGACCGAGCGGGAGCCGGACGTGGCGACGCCCGGCCCGTGGCCCGGCGCACACGCTTCCTGA
- a CDS encoding GAF domain-containing protein, with amino-acid sequence MRDTGPVEVARRTAQEADRAATRLLHGARDARLTGERAAFAPRAEIDASWDRVVRSGIDPEQSPGSELLEADEIEHRRRSTVLGEVLPVLREGLGSIADAQQIMVVSDAEGRVLWRQGNTAVMRRAHDICLEEGAAWTEASTGTNAIGTALAARAPIQVHSAEHFIRALHSWTCAAAPVRDPRDGRLIGVVDISGPASTFHPTALALVGSVARLAEGEVRTRHLLAIERLRAVAAPILCRLGGRALVVDTRGWLAAVTGMPPVDRLPLPKAPQPGRVWLPSLGMCRMEPLPGGWLVQVADGSSDGPPRRVVLDLSRARGLSIHVVSPVGTWTQRLSPRHAELLYALALHREGRTASELARDIFGDATRTVTVRAEISRMRRHLAEVLAHRPYRFGEDVEVEVVHPEHPGDLLPHSKAPVVVAARRPARRG; translated from the coding sequence ATGAGGGATACAGGGCCTGTCGAGGTGGCGCGGCGCACCGCGCAGGAGGCGGACCGGGCGGCGACCCGGCTACTCCACGGCGCGCGGGACGCCCGGCTGACGGGCGAGCGTGCCGCGTTCGCCCCGCGTGCGGAGATCGACGCTTCCTGGGACCGGGTGGTGCGCAGCGGGATCGATCCGGAGCAGTCCCCCGGGAGCGAACTGCTGGAGGCGGACGAGATCGAGCACCGGCGCCGGAGCACGGTGCTGGGCGAGGTACTGCCGGTGCTGCGCGAGGGGCTGGGCTCCATCGCCGACGCGCAGCAGATCATGGTCGTCTCCGATGCCGAGGGCCGGGTGCTGTGGCGCCAGGGCAATACCGCCGTGATGCGCCGGGCCCATGACATCTGCCTGGAGGAGGGTGCCGCCTGGACGGAGGCCTCGACCGGTACGAACGCGATCGGAACGGCGCTCGCCGCCCGCGCCCCCATCCAGGTGCACTCCGCCGAGCACTTCATCCGCGCACTGCACTCCTGGACCTGCGCGGCGGCCCCGGTACGCGATCCGCGTGACGGACGGCTGATAGGGGTCGTCGACATCAGCGGTCCGGCGTCCACCTTCCATCCGACGGCGCTCGCCCTGGTCGGCTCCGTCGCCAGGCTCGCCGAGGGCGAGGTGCGGACGCGCCATCTGCTGGCGATAGAACGGCTGCGCGCGGTGGCGGCGCCGATCCTGTGCCGGCTGGGCGGCCGGGCGCTGGTGGTGGACACCCGCGGCTGGCTGGCGGCGGTCACCGGGATGCCGCCGGTGGACCGGCTGCCCCTGCCCAAGGCGCCGCAGCCGGGCCGGGTGTGGCTGCCGTCGCTGGGCATGTGCCGGATGGAGCCGTTGCCCGGCGGCTGGCTGGTGCAGGTCGCGGACGGCTCGTCGGACGGTCCGCCGCGCCGGGTGGTGCTCGATCTGAGCCGGGCACGGGGGCTCTCGATCCATGTGGTCAGCCCGGTCGGCACCTGGACGCAGCGGCTCTCGCCCCGGCACGCGGAGCTGCTGTACGCGCTGGCGCTGCACCGGGAGGGGCGGACCGCCTCGGAGCTGGCGCGGGACATCTTCGGCGATGCGACCCGGACGGTGACGGTGCGGGCCGAGATCTCCCGGATGCGGCGCCATCTGGCGGAGGTGCTGGCGCACCGCCCGTACCGCTTCGGCGAGGACGTCGAGGTGGAGGTGGTCCACCCGGAGCATCCGGGCGATCTGCTGCCGCACTCGAAGGCTCCGGTGGTGGTCGCGGCGCGGCGGCCGGCGCGGCGGGGGTGA